The window TTTATGGAGGATGAAGCAGTTGACAAAGCAGACAACAAAAGAATTACTGAAGAAGTAATAGTTGCTGCCGGGTTATCTCCATCTTTACGCCCTGAGGCACTTTCACTTGACCAGTTTATGGATCTTGCCGTTTCTTTTGAAAAACGCCTTCAAGCTAAGAACACCTGATGCAAAACTTCGTTTACCATAATCCCACCAAGGTTCTTTTCGGTCGAGGGGTGTTGGAGCAGATAGGTTCTGAAACCAGCGTTTATGGCAAGAATGTATTGCTTGTCAGTGGATGTAATCATGCCCGTCAAAGTGGCCTGCTTGAACGCATCGCCAGCATCATGGCAGCGCATGATCTCAATGTCATAAACTTTGATGGTGTTCAGCCCAACCCTTTGCTCAGCCACGTCCAGAAAGGGGTCGCAATTGCAAAAGATAACGAGATAGATGTAATCTGTGCAGTAGGCGGTGGTTCTGTCATTGATTCAGGTAAAGCGATTGCATGCGGCGCCCTGGTTGAACACGATGTCTGGAAGTTTTTTACCGGAAAAAAAGGAATAAAAGAAACACTCCCGGTAATTGCAGTTAGCACACTTGCAGCATCTGGATCTGAGATGAATTCCGGAATGGTACTCACCAGAGAGCGTAGCCAACAAAAATTCGGTTTTGCCCATCGGATGCTTTTTCCTAAAACGTCATTCATGGACCCGGAACTCACCTTCTCTGTCTCGGCAAGACACACTGCGTACGGAGCTGTTGATGCACTTGCCCATTTGGCCGAGTTTTATCTTACATCGTCAGGAGGTACCCCCGTCCAGGACAAATATATGGAAGGACTTGCGGCA of the Desulfosediminicola ganghwensis genome contains:
- a CDS encoding iron-containing alcohol dehydrogenase; translation: MQNFVYHNPTKVLFGRGVLEQIGSETSVYGKNVLLVSGCNHARQSGLLERIASIMAAHDLNVINFDGVQPNPLLSHVQKGVAIAKDNEIDVICAVGGGSVIDSGKAIACGALVEHDVWKFFTGKKGIKETLPVIAVSTLAASGSEMNSGMVLTRERSQQKFGFAHRMLFPKTSFMDPELTFSVSARHTAYGAVDALAHLAEFYLTSSGGTPVQDKYMEGLAATILVCGPRAIAKPDDYETRAALMWAAALSLNGLSAAGLGKVGFPMHLIEHSLSALYNVPHGAGLSVVMPGWLKYNQGSGNERISRFLSALFNEPGNPDLLFEKAGIGNLINWLRQINTPTTLGELGISESDIPEIAENCLSLAKVWRMREYDQVRVEEILRLCV